The following coding sequences lie in one Treponema socranskii subsp. buccale genomic window:
- a CDS encoding lactate utilization protein → MDKAERIRNEKLGAGLIKALSLRHFDAYYCASSSEAAEKILSLIPKTDVVSWGGSMTMEALGVIDRVKKGGWRVIDRSTAQSQEEKIEIMRRALLCDTYLTGANAISEDGEIVNVDGNGNRVAAMTFGPRSVIVACGMNKVVKTAEDATSRARNTAAPVNAQRFDICTPCKTTGSCADCKSTDSICSYIVRTRLCKPAGRIKVVLVGETLGF, encoded by the coding sequence ATGGATAAGGCGGAACGGATCAGAAACGAAAAACTCGGAGCAGGCCTCATAAAAGCGCTTTCGCTTCGGCACTTCGACGCTTATTATTGTGCGTCGTCTTCGGAGGCGGCCGAAAAAATTCTCTCGCTCATACCGAAAACGGATGTCGTATCCTGGGGCGGCTCCATGACGATGGAAGCGCTCGGTGTCATAGATCGCGTAAAAAAAGGCGGATGGCGCGTCATCGACCGCAGCACGGCACAGTCGCAGGAAGAGAAAATCGAAATCATGAGGCGCGCCCTTTTGTGCGATACGTATTTGACGGGCGCGAACGCGATTTCGGAAGACGGCGAAATCGTCAACGTCGACGGAAACGGTAACCGAGTTGCAGCGATGACTTTCGGCCCGAGAAGCGTCATCGTCGCGTGCGGTATGAACAAAGTCGTAAAGACCGCCGAAGACGCGACTTCCCGCGCGCGCAATACGGCGGCTCCCGTCAATGCGCAGCGCTTCGATATATGCACGCCCTGCAAAACGACGGGAAGCTGCGCCGACTGCAAAAGCACCGACAGCATCTGCTCGTACATCGTGCGCACGCGCTTGTGCAAACCTGCGGGAAGGATCAAAGTCGTTCTCGTCGGAGAAACGCTCGGCTTTTAA